The Pseudoalteromonas spongiae UST010723-006 genome window below encodes:
- the sctW gene encoding type III secretion system gatekeeper subunit SctW — protein MSINAAPINPNQFNAKLAGANVETKTTSQFQNTSVGVIGNSAQNHLNALEELTKALGDKASAQFTQSKAKDMRQSNADRVEKIQQLMEMAFKVEKRNQLDELAADLLSGGKTDHQALRQKLQEFSDDVTEQYIGLLSVREQLSAGEGNEAILQLVNQQLAELERKYGQTLTLGVNTFIPTIEAANVGLDEGSQLRQFYADSVMDYQGTAAAFSDLIEKYGESRFETAVAFMLQALAADYEAQGSSIDKSQLSVIMKDMNRLKMLAAMFDQCNEVAQKLDQAQVTPRGLMQSVITINDMPWAEQADVERALNVSDLPLGTQINLLAEVRNIVNNIPHDAFKDPEQHGQCVLALEAARHAVIAIEEAL, from the coding sequence ATGTCTATAAATGCAGCGCCGATAAACCCAAATCAGTTTAATGCAAAACTGGCGGGAGCAAATGTCGAAACGAAAACAACCAGCCAGTTTCAAAACACTTCTGTCGGAGTGATTGGAAACAGTGCACAAAACCATCTAAATGCACTAGAAGAGCTGACGAAAGCGTTGGGCGATAAAGCATCAGCTCAATTTACGCAAAGTAAAGCCAAAGACATGCGTCAGTCAAATGCTGACCGTGTTGAAAAAATTCAACAATTAATGGAAATGGCGTTTAAAGTTGAAAAACGCAATCAATTAGATGAGTTAGCGGCAGATTTACTATCAGGTGGCAAAACCGACCATCAAGCGCTTAGACAAAAATTACAAGAATTCAGCGATGATGTAACGGAGCAATACATTGGCTTATTAAGTGTGCGTGAGCAACTTAGTGCAGGCGAGGGCAATGAAGCCATTCTTCAACTGGTTAACCAACAGTTAGCTGAACTAGAGCGCAAATACGGTCAAACATTGACCTTAGGTGTTAACACCTTTATTCCAACTATTGAAGCTGCCAATGTCGGTTTAGATGAAGGTAGTCAGCTGCGCCAATTCTATGCTGATTCGGTAATGGATTACCAAGGCACTGCTGCTGCATTTTCGGATTTAATTGAAAAGTATGGTGAAAGTCGTTTTGAGACTGCCGTTGCCTTTATGTTGCAAGCGCTTGCAGCCGATTATGAAGCGCAAGGCAGCAGTATCGATAAGTCGCAACTTAGTGTAATTATGAAAGATATGAACCGTCTGAAAATGCTGGCGGCGATGTTTGATCAGTGTAACGAGGTTGCGCAAAAGCTCGACCAAGCACAAGTCACGCCACGCGGACTAATGCAAAGTGTCATTACCATAAATGATATGCCGTGGGCTGAACAAGCTGACGTGGAAAGAGCACTCAATGTAAGTGATTTACCGCTTGGTACACAAATAAATTTGCTTGCTGAGGTGCGTAATATTGTGAATAACATTCCTCACGATGCGTTTAAAGATCCAGAGCAGCACGGGCAATGTGTATTGGCATTAGAAGCGGCACGTCATGCGGTGATTGCAATCGAGGAAGCGCTATGA
- a CDS encoding winged helix-turn-helix domain-containing protein, producing the protein MVHNVEAIPQTILIIGTDHLAVERLQTGFAEVGWFVLIEQNCQRALSLLANLTVSTVIIFDEDSALTSDVESLKIKTRGMLFVLSDILTENQRLAFYNLGVNHVFSKQALALEIRTVITTLQQQQLMQSLPATAPVVDDKKWHFCSQSRVLSVDEKVIGSLSYSEAKILKMLIDNHNETLSRERLMMALGRFRPNPEDRTLDRLICNLRKKFKKVCPNTQFILSLYGHGYVFTSANTTQT; encoded by the coding sequence ATGGTGCATAATGTTGAAGCAATTCCGCAAACAATTTTAATTATTGGTACGGATCATCTCGCTGTAGAACGCCTCCAAACAGGCTTTGCAGAGGTTGGCTGGTTTGTTTTAATTGAACAAAACTGTCAACGTGCACTTAGCTTATTGGCCAATCTAACGGTCTCTACGGTTATCATCTTCGATGAAGACTCTGCTCTGACGAGTGATGTTGAATCTCTCAAAATTAAAACGCGAGGCATGTTATTTGTTTTGTCGGATATATTGACTGAGAATCAACGATTAGCATTTTATAACCTAGGCGTGAATCACGTGTTTTCTAAACAAGCACTTGCACTTGAAATTAGAACCGTGATTACCACCTTACAGCAACAACAATTGATGCAATCACTGCCAGCCACTGCGCCAGTAGTTGATGATAAAAAGTGGCATTTTTGTTCACAAAGCCGAGTGCTCAGTGTTGATGAAAAAGTTATCGGCTCACTGTCATACAGTGAAGCAAAAATATTAAAAATGCTGATTGATAATCACAACGAGACCTTATCAAGAGAGCGATTAATGATGGCTTTAGGGCGCTTTAGACCTAACCCTGAAGACCGCACGTTAGATAGGTTGATCTGTAATTTACGTAAAAAGTTTAAGAAAGTGTGTCCTAACACACAGTTTATCTTATCGCTTTATGGCCATGGCTATGTGTTTACATCAGCAAATACAACACAAACCTAA
- a CDS encoding type III secretion system chaperone, translated as MKQFKLMVEEACALLEVTPQALTDEDYQVNLEQLVFRISFHPSDGTFGLKAALAKPTSDLPSSVYNLMLNANATGVQLQGCKVGIDAASNQIVLVKLLPSVIEEGEQLAQKILSFTQVALFWQMTLTTAKDDMPDEVMPLHSSLLSV; from the coding sequence ATGAAACAATTCAAATTAATGGTTGAAGAAGCGTGCGCTTTATTAGAAGTCACACCACAGGCACTGACAGACGAAGATTATCAAGTAAATTTAGAGCAATTGGTGTTTCGCATCTCGTTTCATCCGAGTGACGGCACGTTTGGCTTAAAAGCAGCGTTAGCAAAACCGACAAGTGATTTACCTTCATCTGTGTATAACTTAATGCTAAATGCCAATGCAACGGGTGTTCAGTTACAAGGGTGTAAAGTGGGCATTGATGCTGCAAGCAATCAAATTGTGCTGGTAAAACTATTACCTTCGGTAATTGAAGAGGGTGAACAATTAGCACAAAAGATTTTATCTTTCACACAGGTAGCACTGTTTTGGCAAATGACCTTAACAACCGCGAAAGATGACATGCCCGATGAGGTTATGCCATTGCACTCGAGCTTGTTATCGGTTTAA
- a CDS encoding type III secretion system chaperone: MSNKFKELVTECAKLIGFDKPDVKEDFYALLIDGIRVLIEPADETETEKESLFFYAQLETLNDDEVPPVSTFILQKNAEFSATGGTSIGVLPNDNIVTIYQLLPSELDRAELVIAELNKFVDIAEQVKKDIAEVKYLPTSTNQPLDNTLLSV, from the coding sequence ATGAGTAATAAATTCAAAGAATTAGTCACTGAATGTGCAAAGCTTATTGGCTTCGACAAACCTGATGTAAAAGAAGACTTTTATGCACTTTTGATTGATGGCATTCGGGTGTTAATAGAACCCGCTGATGAAACCGAGACGGAAAAAGAAAGTCTCTTTTTCTACGCTCAACTAGAAACACTGAATGATGATGAGGTTCCGCCAGTAAGCACATTTATTCTGCAAAAAAATGCAGAATTTAGCGCAACTGGTGGCACGTCGATTGGTGTTTTACCGAATGACAATATCGTGACAATTTATCAATTGTTACCAAGTGAGTTAGACCGTGCAGAATTGGTTATCGCAGAGTTAAATAAGTTTGTCGACATTGCTGAACAAGTGAAAAAAGACATCGCCGAAGTTAAATACTTACCGACATCAACAAACCAGCCATTAGATAACACACTGTTATCAGTTTAG
- a CDS encoding helix-turn-helix transcriptional regulator — MQTQLATLENTILEQAFTNNLAFEYGTAFRLTLPAGTEYSVAFKAPLTLLMVVTGTAGVNNLSAYAPSSLLLVKDGFCHFENLNSTRDTVILCLSLEQTWLVNFKQRYQALVTGAKLGKRHDSSAPLAFCGCDLTRMAMTGLDQLLSDSQVPSLTSLKVEELLLLQINKPQGSCLVNLLVESCDPATERFREFVEQHYLKDWSLEQFAKEIGMSLTAFKSAFNQIYHTSPRAWFNERRLKYAAHLLHTSQMRVIDIAIEAGFSSQSYFTQAYKSRFGITPKQARK, encoded by the coding sequence ATGCAAACACAATTAGCTACGCTTGAAAATACGATTTTAGAACAAGCGTTTACGAATAATTTGGCGTTTGAATATGGGACTGCATTTCGATTAACTTTGCCAGCAGGTACAGAATATTCTGTCGCGTTTAAGGCCCCCTTGACACTGTTAATGGTGGTCACAGGTACGGCTGGTGTAAACAATTTAAGTGCTTATGCACCGAGCAGTTTATTGCTTGTAAAAGATGGCTTTTGTCACTTTGAAAACCTTAATAGTACCCGTGATACCGTTATTTTATGTTTGTCACTTGAACAAACATGGCTTGTAAATTTTAAACAACGCTATCAAGCGTTAGTAACTGGCGCAAAGTTAGGCAAGCGTCACGATAGTTCAGCACCGCTAGCATTCTGCGGCTGTGATTTAACGCGTATGGCGATGACTGGGCTAGATCAGCTTTTAAGTGATTCACAAGTCCCTAGCCTGACATCGCTTAAAGTCGAAGAATTGTTGCTACTGCAAATAAATAAGCCACAAGGTAGCTGTTTAGTCAATTTACTGGTGGAAAGTTGTGACCCTGCAACAGAACGCTTTAGAGAATTTGTTGAACAGCACTATTTAAAAGACTGGTCGTTAGAGCAGTTTGCTAAAGAAATTGGCATGTCGCTTACTGCATTTAAATCGGCATTTAACCAAATTTATCACACATCACCGCGTGCCTGGTTCAATGAACGCCGTCTTAAATATGCAGCACATTTATTGCACACCAGTCAGATGCGCGTAATTGATATTGCTATCGAAGCGGGTTTTTCAAGCCAGTCTTATTTTACCCAAGCATATAAATCGCGTTTTGGAATTACACCAAAGCAAGCGCGTAAGTAA
- the sctE gene encoding type III secretion system translocon subunit SctE, whose protein sequence is MSVNSLGVGNTAFTQIFQEGMSAVMKSFSGINPSDASGVTSASNESGNPSIAEPDSDTTLSGIATMFIVLGKIKEIKDSTIAANKAELERVQAEQEDLMNEQIDKLNEQEDNRLDQIEKAEKARKKAKEAGIFGKAFGFLTAVATMVGGAASLVAGVVASQPNLIAAGVALTAAGMCEVAAQVCIMFGEHEAAEILSYTAIALTVIGVGLLTYGAASGAAAGAAAGKEVAKEATEVAVKEGVKAAAKEAASEAAEEVVEQAAKAVVKEISKNVSEEIAENAIERAAKNLCETMIRKQSDDMIKTAMGRTTWASSAASMGAQTGSGIISAEQADIQEALNKVNLQVQLLESELVENEALVSKLESILQRFIAFIQSQSGTVVDIASILSDAAKNEMQASLTVLNNARAPI, encoded by the coding sequence ATGTCAGTAAATAGCCTAGGAGTTGGCAATACGGCATTTACTCAGATTTTCCAAGAAGGAATGTCTGCGGTAATGAAAAGCTTTAGTGGAATTAACCCATCTGATGCCTCTGGGGTAACCAGTGCATCGAACGAGTCGGGTAATCCAAGTATTGCAGAGCCCGATAGCGACACCACGTTAAGTGGTATTGCCACCATGTTTATTGTGTTGGGAAAAATCAAAGAGATTAAAGACTCGACCATTGCAGCGAATAAAGCGGAACTTGAGCGTGTTCAAGCAGAGCAAGAAGATTTAATGAACGAACAAATCGACAAGCTTAATGAGCAAGAAGACAACCGTTTAGATCAAATCGAAAAAGCAGAAAAAGCACGCAAAAAAGCAAAAGAAGCGGGTATTTTTGGCAAGGCATTTGGTTTTCTTACCGCGGTAGCCACTATGGTCGGTGGCGCTGCTTCGCTGGTAGCTGGCGTGGTTGCTTCGCAGCCTAACCTGATCGCTGCGGGCGTTGCGCTTACCGCTGCAGGCATGTGTGAAGTGGCAGCGCAAGTGTGCATTATGTTTGGTGAACATGAAGCAGCTGAAATACTAAGCTATACCGCTATTGCGCTTACCGTTATTGGTGTGGGGTTACTCACCTATGGTGCTGCATCTGGCGCAGCAGCAGGTGCGGCAGCAGGTAAAGAAGTTGCAAAAGAAGCAACTGAAGTGGCAGTAAAAGAAGGGGTGAAAGCTGCAGCAAAAGAGGCTGCAAGTGAAGCTGCAGAAGAAGTTGTCGAACAAGCAGCTAAAGCTGTAGTGAAAGAAATTTCAAAAAATGTGTCTGAAGAAATCGCTGAAAATGCCATAGAACGTGCTGCAAAAAATCTTTGTGAAACCATGATTAGGAAACAAAGTGACGACATGATTAAAACTGCAATGGGGCGTACAACTTGGGCATCAAGTGCTGCATCTATGGGTGCGCAAACAGGCAGTGGCATTATTAGTGCAGAGCAAGCAGACATTCAAGAAGCGCTTAACAAGGTGAACTTACAAGTACAACTTTTAGAAAGTGAACTAGTTGAAAATGAGGCTTTGGTATCTAAGCTTGAATCGATTTTGCAGCGCTTTATCGCTTTTATTCAATCGCAGTCAGGTACGGTGGTAGACATTGCAAGTATTTTATCTGATGCAGCAAAAAATGAAATGCAAGCATCGCTTACAGTGCTAAACAACGCACGTGCACCAATTTAA
- a CDS encoding SycD/LcrH family type III secretion system chaperone: MAQIDPSLVKKEQLETFIGKGGVMHELVDLSKEQMESLYAVAFNLYQTNRMSEAEQVFKMLVLCDHLNVKYQIGLGATRQAQGKYEEAADTYSMATLIDAEEPKLAFHSGECHLALGDLERAEAGFTGTLVRCEGRDEYSELATKAQGLLSIVEKRKKKQEQTDVSK, encoded by the coding sequence ATGGCACAGATCGACCCAAGTCTAGTTAAAAAGGAACAGCTTGAAACGTTTATTGGTAAAGGCGGTGTAATGCATGAGCTGGTGGATTTAAGTAAAGAGCAAATGGAAAGCTTATATGCCGTTGCGTTTAACTTGTATCAAACCAATCGCATGAGCGAGGCAGAGCAAGTATTCAAAATGTTGGTGTTATGTGACCACCTAAACGTGAAGTACCAAATCGGTCTTGGGGCGACACGCCAAGCGCAAGGTAAATATGAAGAAGCGGCTGACACCTACAGCATGGCGACGTTAATTGATGCTGAGGAACCAAAGCTTGCATTCCATTCAGGCGAGTGCCATTTAGCATTGGGTGATTTAGAGCGCGCAGAAGCAGGGTTTACCGGTACGCTTGTGCGTTGTGAAGGGCGTGATGAATACAGCGAACTTGCAACTAAAGCACAAGGGTTACTATCCATCGTTGAAAAACGTAAAAAGAAACAGGAGCAAACTGATGTCAGTAAATAG
- the sctC gene encoding type III secretion system outer membrane ring subunit SctC, which produces MRIFYLRLLFISFLLLPFGVLSKAALTKQPFEYYGEGDSLRKVLTALASNADISVNVSSTIDEKFNGHLRYASSLKALDYLASAYDLIWYFDGATLHINRSAERQSQMIRLELLSTNQLKQTMQDLKLWDPRFEWRTIQHTNMIMVSGPPRYIELINETVALLQDSSDSGFVDPLVIRIFKLNHASAIDREFEVRGEEVIIPGIATLLANMIKGENRGQSGNVQMQDVDGSSSEQSATSNAHTQVSIQADASLNAVIIQDYRSRIDMYAQLIEQLDTPREQLEISLVIIDLTMNSLSEIGIDWATKQIKIGEGLVDLILPGAGATDAETLTTTNADFLATVSLLETQGRARVTSRPAIVTENGLQALLDNNESFFVRVEGERVAELEEITYGTLLQVTPRIIQTAVPRQIYLDVNIQDGARIDDGGPDSLPSIKNTQITTRAQVPEGASLLIGGYSRESNSSGVGKVPGVGDIPMLGKLFQNNTSNSQQMVRLFMISPKVMETHTIPDGTQEIDYELLPENKRIKQLMRLSNNNGHIFSLVNRLPCESAIEARVRRNHYQKKQYGTAIRSCRDLDGYQGYQVTLNNCPTTATEPECAL; this is translated from the coding sequence ATGCGTATATTTTACCTTAGATTATTGTTTATCAGCTTTTTACTGCTGCCATTTGGTGTGCTGAGTAAAGCTGCACTTACAAAACAACCATTTGAATACTATGGTGAAGGCGACTCTCTTAGAAAGGTACTGACTGCGCTTGCTTCAAACGCTGATATTAGTGTCAATGTCTCTTCCACCATTGATGAAAAATTTAATGGTCATTTACGTTACGCTTCAAGCCTTAAAGCCTTAGATTACCTGGCTAGCGCATACGATTTAATTTGGTATTTTGATGGTGCAACACTGCATATAAATCGCAGTGCTGAAAGGCAAAGTCAGATGATCCGCTTAGAGTTACTGTCAACTAATCAACTCAAGCAAACAATGCAAGATTTAAAGTTGTGGGACCCGCGCTTCGAATGGCGCACCATACAACATACCAACATGATTATGGTATCTGGTCCACCGCGTTATATCGAATTAATCAATGAAACCGTAGCCTTATTGCAAGACAGTTCAGATTCCGGCTTTGTTGATCCACTTGTGATCCGCATTTTCAAACTTAATCATGCCAGTGCCATCGATCGGGAGTTTGAAGTGCGCGGTGAGGAAGTAATTATTCCAGGTATAGCTACACTGTTGGCAAATATGATTAAAGGCGAAAATCGCGGCCAAAGTGGTAATGTGCAAATGCAAGACGTCGATGGCTCATCGAGCGAACAATCAGCAACCAGTAATGCCCATACCCAAGTAAGCATACAGGCCGACGCCAGTTTGAATGCGGTAATCATTCAAGATTATCGTTCACGTATCGATATGTATGCGCAACTCATTGAACAACTCGATACACCGCGCGAGCAACTTGAAATTAGCCTAGTGATTATCGATTTAACTATGAACTCATTGTCTGAAATTGGCATTGATTGGGCGACTAAGCAAATAAAAATAGGCGAAGGTTTGGTTGACTTAATCTTACCAGGTGCCGGGGCCACTGATGCTGAAACACTAACGACAACGAATGCTGATTTTTTAGCAACAGTGAGCCTACTCGAAACACAAGGCCGAGCACGCGTTACCTCACGCCCCGCCATTGTCACTGAAAATGGCCTGCAAGCATTACTTGATAATAACGAATCGTTTTTTGTCCGCGTTGAAGGTGAACGGGTCGCAGAGCTTGAAGAAATCACTTATGGCACTTTGTTACAGGTGACACCTCGCATAATTCAAACAGCTGTACCACGTCAAATTTACCTTGATGTTAATATTCAAGACGGTGCGCGCATTGATGATGGCGGCCCTGACTCACTGCCATCAATCAAGAACACACAAATCACAACACGTGCCCAAGTACCTGAAGGGGCAAGCTTACTCATTGGCGGTTATTCACGAGAGTCAAATAGCTCAGGTGTCGGTAAAGTGCCTGGTGTTGGGGATATCCCAATGCTCGGAAAGCTTTTTCAAAACAATACCAGCAATTCACAACAAATGGTGCGTTTATTTATGATAAGCCCGAAAGTGATGGAAACGCATACCATTCCTGATGGCACACAAGAAATTGATTATGAGTTACTGCCCGAAAACAAACGCATTAAACAGTTGATGCGCTTAAGTAACAATAATGGTCATATTTTTAGTCTGGTTAACCGTTTGCCGTGTGAATCTGCAATTGAAGCACGTGTACGCCGTAATCACTATCAAAAAAAACAATACGGTACGGCTATTCGCAGCTGCCGAGACCTTGATGGTTACCAAGGTTATCAAGTGACACTCAATAACTGCCCAACAACCGCAACTGAGCCGGAGTGTGCGCTGTGA
- the sctD gene encoding type III secretion system inner membrane ring subunit SctD — translation MKEWKLLILNTAYKGAEINFTHSQRLGSDEDSMDLVLNDSDIPPHLLSLNCQDDAVYCEPFAQTVGVKVQGVLHDNTLALPTLTPINVGELWFMIGEVNEPWPKKLPVFDKPSVNQSKSEQPVKMNKTYKHLSNVIWLAVLGTITAAVLLFLDIKAETGQEVDTEKLNLSIAKDLLQTDSRPHLIIDWDEVDQKISLSGYVDSKLERKKLLKQAEKLNIRFTSDIRTMEEIKFAARFILKNLELDAIEMRSGELAGSLVFVTDSNNLNAWSRAEQVLQRDIPGLTAFDLEILEDKPALEQLNELLVNSSFNDKIIVEDRGDIIELVGQLSGSQLREFDQLKKQFATKFGNNPRLILSAPMIKQDDSPNLSLRFRTVNLGKVPYIVLDNGERYFEGARLPNGARLKSISSEGVFLESGNKSYMINFSRTI, via the coding sequence GTGAAAGAATGGAAATTACTAATTCTCAACACCGCATACAAGGGTGCTGAAATCAACTTTACGCACTCTCAACGCTTGGGTAGTGATGAAGACAGCATGGATTTAGTGCTGAACGACAGTGATATTCCCCCGCATTTACTGAGCCTAAACTGCCAAGATGACGCTGTGTATTGTGAGCCTTTTGCGCAAACTGTGGGCGTAAAGGTGCAAGGTGTGCTCCATGATAATACGCTCGCTTTACCCACCCTGACGCCAATCAATGTGGGGGAATTATGGTTTATGATTGGCGAAGTTAACGAGCCTTGGCCTAAAAAATTACCGGTATTTGATAAACCATCGGTAAATCAAAGTAAATCTGAACAGCCCGTCAAGATGAATAAAACCTACAAGCACCTGTCAAATGTGATTTGGCTTGCGGTACTTGGCACCATTACAGCTGCGGTATTGCTGTTTTTAGATATAAAAGCAGAAACTGGTCAAGAAGTAGATACTGAAAAACTCAATTTATCGATTGCTAAAGATCTGCTTCAAACCGACAGTCGCCCTCACCTAATAATCGATTGGGACGAAGTCGATCAAAAAATCAGCCTATCCGGCTATGTAGATAGCAAACTTGAACGTAAAAAACTATTGAAGCAGGCGGAGAAACTTAATATTCGCTTTACCAGTGACATTCGTACCATGGAAGAGATTAAGTTTGCAGCACGGTTTATTTTGAAAAACCTCGAGCTTGATGCCATTGAAATGCGTTCAGGTGAACTTGCTGGCAGCCTTGTATTTGTTACTGACTCAAATAATTTAAATGCATGGAGTCGCGCCGAACAGGTATTACAGCGAGATATTCCCGGATTAACAGCGTTTGACCTTGAAATTCTTGAAGATAAACCCGCCCTTGAGCAGCTAAATGAACTACTGGTCAACTCAAGCTTTAATGACAAGATTATTGTTGAAGACCGCGGCGATATCATCGAACTTGTAGGCCAACTAAGCGGCTCTCAATTGCGCGAGTTTGATCAATTAAAAAAGCAGTTTGCCACCAAGTTTGGTAATAACCCGCGATTAATTCTATCTGCGCCAATGATCAAACAAGACGATAGCCCAAACCTAAGCTTACGCTTTCGTACCGTTAATCTTGGAAAAGTCCCCTACATTGTGCTCGATAACGGCGAACGCTATTTTGAAGGTGCCCGTTTACCTAATGGTGCGCGTCTAAAATCAATTAGCAGTGAAGGGGTCTTTCTTGAGTCGGGAAACAAAAGTTACATGATAAATTTTAGCCGCACTATTTAA
- the sctF gene encoding type III secretion system needle filament subunit SctF: MAIGHNNYDGTLGNLGTVSGHLQTVADGTAGTLDSALADLKTDPNNPAKLANFQASVNEYSVVMSLVATVQKSIKDAMSTIVQKMG, from the coding sequence ATGGCAATAGGTCACAACAATTATGACGGTACGTTAGGTAATCTAGGAACAGTGTCTGGACATCTGCAAACAGTTGCTGATGGCACCGCAGGTACGCTTGATTCAGCATTAGCTGATTTAAAAACCGATCCTAATAATCCGGCGAAACTTGCAAACTTTCAAGCCTCTGTGAATGAGTACTCGGTTGTAATGAGTCTTGTAGCCACAGTGCAAAAATCAATTAAAGATGCCATGTCAACCATAGTACAGAAGATGGGCTAA
- the sctI gene encoding type III secretion system inner rod subunit SctI, with amino-acid sequence MDAINQITAVSMDSLQGQQDYTLPTAPSMAEMEGLSAQFLDALGEMKAEVSSRADSVELSLSNLTDLSPQKLLQVQMELMQVTLQQELISKGVTKTTQNVEALIKAQ; translated from the coding sequence ATGGACGCTATTAACCAAATCACCGCTGTTTCAATGGACTCATTACAAGGACAGCAAGATTATACGTTACCTACGGCACCTTCTATGGCAGAAATGGAAGGCTTAAGCGCACAGTTTTTAGACGCTCTAGGCGAAATGAAAGCTGAAGTGTCATCCCGTGCTGACAGCGTTGAGCTGAGTTTAAGTAACTTAACTGATTTATCTCCTCAAAAACTGCTCCAGGTACAAATGGAACTGATGCAAGTGACATTACAGCAAGAGTTGATAAGCAAAGGCGTTACCAAAACAACACAAAATGTTGAAGCATTAATTAAGGCGCAATAA
- the sctJ gene encoding type III secretion system inner membrane ring lipoprotein SctJ, translating to MNRFISVLLACLVLTGCKVDLYSGLDEKQGNEMLALLLVEGVDAEKIADKKGTVKLRVDKNQLSNAIEILSRNSYPRDKFATLSDVFPEGGLISTPTEESARYNYAVSQDLAATVSNIDGVLTARVHLVLPEQDGAKKAKSDTNLAKASVFIKHSSNISLDAYIPQIKQMVANSVGGLKYENIAVILFPSVATFNPIAKTSTDVSLGIIQQFKDLGPWLIAAAVLLIIGLRFEKLSGTAKEIYERQQRNG from the coding sequence ATGAATAGGTTTATATCAGTGTTACTTGCCTGCCTTGTACTAACAGGGTGCAAAGTCGACCTTTACTCGGGCCTTGATGAAAAGCAGGGAAACGAGATGCTTGCATTATTGTTGGTTGAGGGCGTAGATGCGGAAAAAATTGCCGACAAAAAAGGTACAGTTAAGCTGCGTGTTGATAAAAACCAATTATCGAACGCCATTGAAATCCTCTCTCGTAACTCTTATCCGCGAGATAAATTTGCCACATTAAGTGATGTCTTTCCTGAAGGTGGACTGATTTCGACGCCTACTGAGGAGTCGGCGCGATACAATTATGCGGTGTCGCAAGACTTAGCAGCAACGGTGTCCAATATCGATGGTGTGTTAACGGCGCGCGTTCATTTGGTATTACCAGAACAAGATGGCGCCAAAAAAGCCAAATCAGACACCAATCTGGCCAAAGCCTCAGTATTTATTAAGCATTCCAGCAATATCAGCCTGGATGCCTATATTCCACAAATTAAACAAATGGTTGCTAATTCGGTGGGCGGACTAAAATACGAAAATATCGCAGTTATTCTATTCCCCAGTGTTGCAACATTTAACCCCATAGCAAAAACCAGTACCGATGTAAGTCTTGGTATTATTCAACAGTTCAAAGATTTAGGACCTTGGTTAATTGCCGCTGCCGTACTGTTAATTATTGGCTTACGCTTTGAAAAGCTAAGTGGCACAGCGAAAGAAATCTACGAACGACAGCAGCGAAATGGTTAA